A single genomic interval of Hevea brasiliensis isolate MT/VB/25A 57/8 chromosome 4, ASM3005281v1, whole genome shotgun sequence harbors:
- the LOC110671750 gene encoding disease resistance protein RPV1 isoform X2, with protein sequence MVLITEVSSSSSSSSSSEKWKYDAFLSFRGDDIRNSFISHMYKGLCQEGINTFKDDRELEKGQSISQALPKAIGESRVLIIIFSKNYASSTWCLDELVEILQCKKAGRQTVLPIFYDVTPSQVRKQLGNFEEAFAVHEERFRENIEKVQRWRAAMTEVADLSGWDLQDRDESDFIHEIVKDIISKLGRSGTDITKGLVGMESRLEKMRSYMDIGQSNKVKIIGVWGMGGIGKTTITSVVYKQMYSQFDGSSFLEDVRETSKAHNGLASLQSKLLSAILNRDLKVYDVYKGTDEIRKRLYHKKVLIILDDVDELQQLECLIGKRDENWFGVGTRIIITTRNKHLLAQHGVDNEYMVEKLGHMEAVELFHLKAFKNDCPTKEYVELSDQFVMHASGLPLALSVLGSHLYAKSIKEWKSALDRLKKIPNEEIIRKLQISFDGLDEIDKKIFLDIACFFSGMAEDYVRRILDSCGFYPDSGIEELINKSLITVSYKRVHMHDLLRKMGQEIVRRESRKELGRRSRIWLREDFYHVLMKDTGSQEIEGIVLDLSDKKAKLISAKGFSRMNYLRLLILRNASIFHGLEYLSNELRYLEWHDFPFKSLPSAFQPNKLVELHMQHSNLKHLWKAIKPIKSLKIIDLSYSINLAKTPDFTKFPNLEELNFQGCTRLSKVHQSLEVLKSLVSLNLQDCKNLVILPDGMWNLKSLKILNVGGCVKLFKWIGFGTRQIPMAKIREFLFPTWLQRAKRNQTPQALGLTTWPFLKDLNLSCCSISEGVIPNDLRCFPLLEKLNLSGNPLLSIPSSIGQLSKLIALDFSNCTRLESLPALPPNTVELCFENCTSLQTLPDLVQLYTLINLNLFNCTRLESMPDLPSRVIYVDMENCTALETLPNLFEKHCVWKKFHMNFLNCFKLNYCQSKINVAFTWLRSYLLSLYEIRKLLKIEQEEFEEICHQVRSLFLKKLAYILITLFFSSFKIVYARILLQEGIDPSSELPKFKAETELRIKLNENWWMRNYLLLLYEIRKIEQSFQNEEEFQVIRHQTFFHHPCSMSSPYSYPEV encoded by the exons ATGGTTTTAATTACTGaagtctcttcttcttcttcttcttcttcttcttctgaaaAGTGGAAATATGATGCATTCCTTAGTTTTCGTGGTGACGACATCCGCAATAGTTTTATCAGTCATATGTATAAAGGGTTGTGTCAGGAAGGAATCAACACCTTTAAGGATGACCGAGAACTTGAGAAAGGGCAAagtatttctcaagcacttcctAAAGCAATAGGAGAATCCAGAGTCTTAATTATCATTTTCTCCAAAAATTATGCTTCTTCAACATGGTGTTTAGATGAACTTGTAGAAATTCTTCAATGCAAGAAAGCTGGGAGGCAAACTGTTTTGCCAATTTTTTATGATGTGACACCATCTCAAGTGCGAAAACAGCTTGGGAATTTTGAAGAAGCATTTGCTGTCCATGAAGAACGTTTCAGGGAGAATATTGAGAAAGTGCAACGCTGGAGAGCTGCAATGACAGAAGTAGCTGATCTCTCGGGATGGGATTTGCAAGATAG GGATGAGTCAGATTTTATTCATGAGATTGTCAAAGACATAATTAGCAAGTTGGGACGATCTGGTACTGACATAACCAAGGGTCTCGTTGGAATGGAATCAAGATTAGAGAAAATGAGATCCTACATGGATATAGGGCAATCAAATAAGGTTAAAATTATTGGTGTTTGGGGGATGGGAGGAATCGGTAAAACAACTATTACTAGTGTTGTCTACAAGCAAATGTATTCTCAATTTGACGGTAGTAGTTTTCTTGAAGATGTTAGAGAAACTTCAAAAGCACATAACGGTTTAGCTTCTTTGCAAAGCAAACTTTTATCAGCAATCTTGAATAGGGATTTAAAAGTATATGATGTTTACAAGGGAACAGACGAGATAAGAAAGAGGCTATATCATAAAAAGGTTTTGATCATTCTGGATGATGTTGATGAATTGCAGCAACTAGAGTGTTTAATTGGAAAGAGAGATGAAAACTGGTTTGGTGTGGGAACTAGAATCATCATAACAACTAGAAATAAACATTTATTGGCCCAACATGGAGTAGATAATGAATACATGGTTGAGAAATTGGGTCATATGGAAGCCGTTGAACTCTTTCATTTGAAAGCCTTTAAGAATGATTGCCCAACAAAAGAATATGTGGAGTTGTCTGACCAATTTGTAATGCATGCAAGTGGCCTCCCGTTAGCTCTTAGTGTTTTAGGTTCACACTTGTATGCTAAATCAATTAAAGAATGGAAGAGTGCATTGGATAGACTGAAAAAAATTCCTAACGAAGAAATTATCAGAAAACTTCAAATAAGTTTTGATGGGTTGGATGAGATAGATAAGAAAATTTTCCTAGACATAGCATGTTTTTTCAGTGGAATGGCGGAAGATTATGTGAGAAGAATATTGGATAGTTGTGGATTCTACCCGGACAGTGGAATAGAAGAACTCATCAACAAATCTCTAATAACTGTTTCATACAAAAGAGTGCATATGCATGATTTGCTTCGAAAAATGGGTCAAGAAATTGTTCGTCGCGAATCTCGTAAGGAGCTCGGACGACGCAGTAGGATATGGCTTCGTGAGGATTTctatcatgtattgatgaaagaTACG GGATCGCAAGAAATTGAAGGCATAGTCTTGGATTTATCTGATAAAAAGGCAAAATTGATCAGTGCTAAAGGTTTCTCTAGGATGAACTATCTAAGATTGCTCATTCTCCGAAATGCGAGCATTTTTCATGGCCTTGAATATCTTTCAAATGAATTAAGATATCTAGAATGGCATGATTTTCCTTTCAAATCCTTGCCATCAGCTTTTCAACCAAATAAACTTGTTGAGCTCCACATGCAACACAGCAACTTGAAACATTTGTGGAAAGCAATAAAA CCTATAAAGTCACTGAAGATCATTGATCTTAGTTACTCTATAAATTTAGCGAAGACCCCAGACTTTACAAAGTTCCCGAACCTTGAGGAGTTGAATTTTCAAGGCTGTACAAGACTGTCCAAGGTGCACCAATCCTTGGAAGTACTAAAAAGCTTGGTTTCATTGAACTTGCAAGACTGCAAAAACCTTGTGATTCTTCCTGATGGCATGTGGAATTTGAAATCCCTCAAGATTCTCAATGTGGGTGGCTGCGTAAAGCTTTTCAAATGGATAGGATTTGGCACAAGACAAATTCCAATGGCTAAAATAAGGGAATTTCTTTTTCCTACTTGGTTGCAGCGTGCTAAAAGGAATCAAACTCCCCAGGCTTTGGGCTTGACAACTTGGCCTTTTCTGAAGGATTTGAATTTGAGTTGCTGCAGCATTTCAGAAGGAGTAATTCCAAATGATTTGAGGTGCTTCCCGTTGCTGGAAAAACTAAATTTAAGTGGAAACCCTCTTTTGAGCATTCCTTCGAGCATCGGTCAACTTTCTAAACTTATAGCTCTTGATTTTTCTAATTGCACGAGACTTGAGTCATTGCCTGCTCTTCCGCCAAATACAGTAGAACTATGTTTTGAAAATTGCACTTCATTGCAAACACTTCCAGATCTAGTTCAACTTTATACACTTATAaatcttaatttatttaattgcACAAGACTTGAGTCAATGCCTGATCTTCCATCGAGAGTTATATATGTAGATATGGAAAATTGCACTGCATTGGAAACACTTCCCAATCTATTTGAAAAACATTGTGTGTGGAAGAAATTTCACATGAATTTCTTGAATTGCTTCAAATTGAATTACTGTCAAAGTAAAATTAATGTGGCATTTACCTGGCTGAGAAGTTACTTGCTTTCGTTATATGAAATTCGGAAGCTACTAAAGATAGAACAAGAAGAGTTCGAAGAAATTTGCCATCAGGTCCGATCTCTCTTTCTCAAAAAACTTGCCTACATTTTaattactctttttttttcttcattcaaAATTGTTTATGCTAGAATTTTGTTGCAGGAAGGCATTGATCCATCATCTGAGCTCCCTAAGTTCAAAGCAGAGACTGAGTTGAGAATAAAACTTAACGAAAATTGGTGGATGAGAAATTACTTGCTCTTGTTATATGAAATTCGGAAGATAGAACAAAGTTTCCAAAATGAAGAAGAGTTTCAAGTAATTCGCCATCAG